The segment CCTTCAACCATTTTTTTAAGGAAAGCTGTGAAATAGATACATACAATTAGCACACGAAGAGGTGTTGATCCTATAGAGTGACTATAGTTGATTTTCGTAGTACTCTCGGCACGTGGTTGGAAAAAGATCGCGAATATTTagtgaaaaaactaaaacgaCTTCTGCTTTTCTAATAACTGGACAACTTAAAGCCTCTCTCCTATATCATGCGACAACAATCTTGTGATACTTAAGAGAAGATTAAGACTATTCAACTTCAAACATTATTAactcaaaacatttttatttattgttccatctaatattttaaaattacattaattaaacgCGACAACCTACGGCCACTCTATAGTAAAGCGTGATGACATCGAAAACAAAAAACCTCTTTAGGCGCTGGTCACAACATTGAAAGCTGCACGTTGGGGAAAATGCCCATACTTAAGACACCAAGCAAATTCCTAGTCAGAAAAGCCTTTGCAAATATATAGcgaataatatatcaaaatgcCTTAAGAGTTCTAAGTttccaattatttaaataatataatagttggAAATGTTAAGCTCTTAGCATGTTTGTACacgcaattaaaatatttttttcttctttaaggAAGCTGCTGAACTTTTAAAAGCTTAATACACAAAGCGTTTGCTTGAAGCGTACATTTTCGTTTGACTTACGATCTTATAACTAAAGATATGACGGCAGGTACTTCATTTACGCCATCACCTTTTTCAGGAATGCTGGAAAGGGACAACACATGAACACACAAACGCATCTGTCTCAGTGATGCTTTTGAAACAGTACTTCCAGATAGAAAAAAGTGTAAGCTTATAACCAATGCATGATTAATAagaatgaatatatattttatatagaattcTTTTGGATTGTAATGTCAaccttaaattacttattattaaggAGGTTTTTactatataacaaaaattatgttgTATGTCTGTGATGGACATAGCATGAAATTCATTTCCGGAAGTACCGCTCATTTGTTCAAAAACAATGTGCAATTATGTTCAAATTATTTCTAATCTAAAGATACCATACTAAgcaataatatattctataaaaaaatactctaaattataatacaaatcaaagtatatttataaatatatgtacaataatttcgtttatttgtattaagtttaaattgtatattttcggGGACTAcgtaaagtataaaaaatcaCAACAGAGTACTCAGTTCTATGAGACTCAAAaggacaaaataaaatatcataaacaCAATCTATGTTAACCATTTTCGAACTACTTTGTATCTACAAATATTCAATTCATGAATTTAGAACAATAAACATTCTAATATACTTACACGCATATGGGATCATGCCGTCGTCGTCTTCGGGATCCATGCAGTCCTTTACGACTTCCGCTACTTCATCATCACTCAGCTTCTCACCTGTAGAAGTTATTGATGAAAAGACCATTGCAGCCAGACCAATCATCATTTTTCCTTacttattttccactttttggTAAATAATTCCACAAAAGAAGGGATTATGATTCTATTCGCGCGCGGTTGActtcaataattaaagtttctaCTTCCGGTAATTTAATTTCCAATCGAAGTGTCAAATTGAGATGTCAAAACGTactgttataatttatttttatcccaCAGGAAATATCGATTACGATTTATATATGCTTTCCGCAAAACCGTATCgctaatataaaagaaaataacctatttttattgtagtgtTTACGAAAGAAGATTGTCAAAGTGATGGATGACTCATGCGCTCAGCGCTGCGAAGTTTTGGAAGGCGCAAGCCGCTGTGAACCCCATTTCTGCTAAATAATACTCTTCACTAATATAAGAGTACCAACCTAAAGCCAGGAGTGTGTGTGTAAGTTCAGCGCCAAGCATTAAACCGTTCTCGTTCTTGTCGTACAATTTAAGACATTCTAAGAAGTCTTCATAGACGCCCTGGTCTTTGTCTTTCTTGCACTGGGCGTAGATGGGAAGGAACTCTTCAACCTGAAATAATTCCGTCAATAtacatatgatttaaaatttacaaccATTTAACATGTTGTAATGTgttaagcgggccatagacggaccgcgtGTTGCAGTCAAgcccgactgcaatatgcgatTTGCttaggaactgctcgagcggtccgtgtattgcgaatatgaatttagtatggaaactgcagatcgccgtaCGGCGACCGCTTAGAGCAGTCGGTATcggctgcaacatgcggtccgtctatggcccgaaTTAAAGTCctttaaaaccaaaaaaaattgaaaggtccttttgaaaaaaatctattCCGAAAATCTGAGGAAGCATAAAACTCGGCATATATCTCAAGTCGGATATACAacatcttaaattttttaagtttccTACCTACTATAGATTTTCGACTTATGGTTATCAAAACATTAAGAGGTTAGTTTGAAGataataaatcttattttattgaaaaaaccCACCGTAAGCATCTTCTCGCCCTTCTTCTTTGTACCGCCGAGTTTCTCGACCGTAGCCAGTGTGGGGTTTGAGTTGAGCGCCCTCAAGACGTCACCCAGGTTGATGGCATCAACTTTGCCGCTGCCATCGAAGTCGTAGATGGAGAAGGCGAAAGAAGCCCCTATTAAACAATCCCATTCATCATTTCTCTAAATGTTTCAAATTCAATTACCAACTTGAAGGCACAttagttaatattaagtattttgatTCAAATATAAGACTCGTTAAAGCTtctagaaatgttatttccaAATCGTAGCATTAAGGCAAGGCATTCTTTCAGTCCGCCTTTGATTTGTTCTGAGTCACTGTCTAATTATAAACACGATTGTGTGCCCTAATTCCGTACATACCACACGATTGATATCTATGATTTATTATAGCtttaaaatcatatatttttagagaaataatttaattggaaGACCTCAAAAGATTATTAATCCATATGCAACGAAATCTCGATCTCACACCTGCAGCAGCTGATAGTTGACCTTGatattgatataatatttatttaaatacataatacaccAGTATATGTATAACCGGaacaataaactattttgTTATCGTCCAATGTGTGCTTATGCCAAAAAATGGCGCTCGGGCGATCTGAAATCCGAGTTGAGTTTCTCTGTTTGGGCGGGCGGTATAGTTAGATCACGTGACGCAAGAAGATAATTTTGGAACGCAGCGCGCGCGCATTGTATCACGTCACAAATCGAACCCGGTAGCCTTTTATGAGAAACTGTAGccatattaatttgttaatcaaATATcaagtataatttatataagtaaattgattcattcataatatttaagttccaTGCaagttattattacaaataagttAATGTGCTTTTTTTATTCGTAATAAAAAGATTACTCACTTTCGATGTCGTTTTTGCTGAGGTCGCTCTGAAAATAACCAAATGATTTTCGTTACTGTCGTTTCAAAATGTGTTGATGTGGATAAAATTGTGTAACACACAATGTGTAATCTTAATCTTATCACAAATGCCTTGCTGTTCGCACATCACTCGCCGACGCACACGCATTTCCGGTCAGCGGAATAATCACATTGTGCACTTGCGTTGTGAACAGTCCATACCACTGAACTCCATGTCACTATTCACTGGTTGACTCACCATTTTGTGTTAGATGGTTCCCTCCCGGTCTTCACTGGCTGACGTTCAGACAAGAAGTGGAGCTCGGCAACTTTTCGCCTGACTGTTTTAACTGGCTCAGATGGCGCTCACGTCTGGATATTTGAGATTTAGCCCAGGAGTCGGCGATTGTGCTATTTTCGGTGGAGATGAACCATGCCCACGGTATTCTCAGACATGTACACGGCTTTATACAGTTGGAGCGAGATGAAAACAGTTTTCACACATCACACCTAAAGCTAAGCGAATCCCAAtggtaaatttacatttacgtTAAACTATTTCGATCGTATCCATGTCATACCTAGAGATATATATCGTTAAAAGGTGCGAACCACTCATACCTTATTAATGTTTGGGACAAGTTTCTTTTAAAAGTGCGCAACTAATAGCTATCTAAATAGGTATTTGACTAACGCTTTTCTTTAGTTAGACCTAGTTTATATTACTTAAAGTTGTGAGGAGGTAACGGGTTTAAAAGGCTagtaatcaaataaaacatatatttgcgACAGATAACATAGACAAAACCTAATCATCATTAGGTTTCATGTCGGAATTAAATTCCTTCCATTGCGTAGAATGTACTAGAGCTTCATTGATGGTATTGAACTTCCAGATGACCGATCTAGTTGGAGAAGGGCTCCGCAGCTGTCTCTCATCCAACAAACTGGCAGCTCTACGCCTCGCCTCAGGTGACCGAGGACAAACACCTCGACGTGAATCAGAAACACGAGATTcctaagaaatatttaatttttactacaaTATAGGAGCAATTatctaagaaatatatttttaacatttgaagtatttttttttctagtaCGGGGGGGAAAAGGggaggaggctcacctgatgttaagtgataccgccgcccttggacactctcaatgccagagggctcgggagtgcgttgccggcctttttagaattggtacactcttttcttgaaggaccctaagtcgaattggttcggaaataaaatagtatttgaATATGATGGGTTAAATTGAATTACAGGCTCTATTATAATATCACATATAGCTTTAGATCAATTAGTTACTTATTCCTGGCTTAACAGATACGATTAGTTCTTTTATTTTAGACTGCTAAATAATCGTGGTTTTGGAGCTTCCAACAGaatgattaataaaatcttaaattatttacccTACGCTTGCCAGGTATCTTACGTCTCCACCACCAACTTCTCAGACATGCCATGAGTCTCGCACCCTGAGTCTTACAGCGACGGACAATGCTACTCTTTTTAGACCCAAAGGCTGAGCTGGAGACACCCGAAACTGCAGCAAATTCTTTCTTTTTctagaaaatttgtttaaaaactaaagttGGTTAAAGGACAATGATACATAACATTTGTCGTCAGTCTTAGAACTAATACGCTTTCTGTTCGAAACAAAGTAGACGCAGCACAGTGCACTAAAACTAagcttgtatttttttatttatttatttatttacccttCGTTGCAAAtgaaagaaacacaatacataaaaattctatgggatgcaacgggcggccttatcgctaataagcgatctcttccaggtgaccctagttaagagaaaaacttaaaaataaaataaaaaagaaacatgcgtgcgagaagtgcagaatccttaatctaaagtaatacaaactaaaaacttaaaagctaatcttacaaatacatggacagcgaatagtgatgtaaaaggatttacataagaattatacaagtcacgattgatgaggataggataaggttaagaaatgattatacagaagagtGTTAAAAGATGACAGAGAGGGAGCCAAACGTACGGAGTCAGGCagcgtattccacaacttaatggcggagatcGTAAAAGATTTGCCTAAGAAGGATGAAGTGTGGGATAgaatttccaataaacatcTATTAGAAGAGCGTAACATATAGTTAGAAGGACCTAAGAATTTGAAGTGATTTTTGAGATAAGAAGGGGTTTTCGGATTGAAAAGAATTGAGTATAGAAGTTGAAGAAGATGATCGTGACGTCTGAATCGAATAGGTAGCCACCCCAGCTGCCTGCGGAATTTAGACACATGGTCATATTTTCTAAGACCAAATATGAAACGTATGCAGAAATTCTGCAGGCGTTCGATCTTGTCAAGAAGCTCTTCGTTCAAATCAGAGGAGCATGAGTCCGCATAATCAAGAATAGGAAGCAGAAGAGACTGCGCTAACATAGTTTTAGTGCGGATAGGAAGGAAATTAGAAAGACGTCTCAGAGTAAAAGAAGCGGCGTAAAGTTTACGGCTGATCTCCTTTACGTGATGACCCCAGGAAAACGTTTGGTCGAAGAAGACCCCAAGGTTTTTAACAGTCTTATTGAGGGCCAAggccacacacacacacaccacATGATAATGACTTGACTCTTGGCAGGATTAATTTGAAGACCAAAGTCTTTACTCCAGTTGGCTATGTTTTCAAGATCATCATTCATCGCCTGTATTGCAAGAGGAAGCTCATCCAGTGTAGACTGAACGTAGATTTGGAGGTCATCAGCGTAAAGGTGATAACTAGCGGATAGATGTGCAGTCAGGGTGTTGATAAAGATAGAAAAAAGAAGAGGTGAAAGAACGCCACCCTGCGGAACACCAGCACTTATACTATTCCACTGAGAGTAAGCATCATTCATTTTAATACGCTGCCGACGACCGTTAAGATAGCTATGAAACCAGTCAATAGCGGATGGACAGATATTCATAGAGCGAAGCAACCTAAGCAGAATTTCAAAGTTCACAGTATTGAAAGCATTGCTAAAGTCAAGCAGAGTGAGAACAGTGAGCTGCCCACCATCCATCCCTCGGCGAATGTCGTCACAAACTTTAACCAATGCAGTAGTCGTGCTATGCGGTATGCCCCGGGCGGAAACCCGATTGGAGAGGGTCTAGAATTGAGTTTTTATTCAGGAATCCGCTAAGCTGCGAGTGTATAAGGCGCTCTAGAGCTTTAGATAGGAATGGTAGAATAGACATGGGCCGGAAGTCAGAAAAGTTAATTGGATCGGGCCGTTTGGGAATAGGAATAACTAGACTATCCTTCCAAGAAGTAGGGAATTTACCACTAGTaactgaataattaaaaatatgagtaATAACATGAAGAATAGCTGGCAAGATAGGTAAGATCATAGCACGACTAACTTGATCGCATCCGACAGCATCCGACGAGATAGACAGTATGCAACCCTCCACTTCGCGCTCGGTGAattcagtgaaattaaaaggCATGAAGTTTGGAGTTGGAAGAGAAGCTAGATTATTGATTGTCTTCCTAAGAGAAGACTTATCGTGGGCAGGAGAACAGGTGAAGTGAGAGTTAAGGTTGTTGTAAAATATGATAACCATTTAGAACacattaaaagtatataattagcaaaattaaaataagccAATAACATAAACTTGGACCTTAAACAggtaaaatatgaaattgaaataaacacgaagggtctgtttcacaatgtacggataagttctacataagttccaaattagctatttattactcattggtaggataaacaccattgttgcgtttcaagactgtcagatagcgctattcgtcacataaaatccatcataagctatgagtctgatgaatgtcaaatagcacaatttatcatccaaataatttgtgttgcatagctatttggtactttatccatatattgtgaaacagaccctaaatataaaataaattatttacccCTATACTGGAGTTTAGAGATAATTAAGAATATACCACTTCTTTTACTGGTGAGGTGTCCTTTGAGGAATCCCTAGTCATAAGTTCTATTTCTTGTAAATTAAGTCCTTTGGGATCCTGTAAAACTGGTTCCTCGTCATCATCCGAGTATTGTTCAAAGTCAcctgaaattatatttattaaaatttatttaagaaatacaGGTACACACAGGCTgtgttaaattgtaataatagtCTTTTGTGGAAGTTTTTTCTAGTTCTAGTATGTGTTGTTCTATGTGTTTatgagtaaaataaaaaatggagTTTACGTACGATTTAAAGTCAAAAAAGCCTTTTCGTATCGAGCAAAATCTCGTTTATTTATTGTCGCATCAACATCTGGCATCTGTCAAAGAAATATACAATCGTTAAGCACTATAAAATGCTAATACCtaaacagataaaaatatataaataaatataaatatttaacaatggtttttttgtataaaatccACTAGGAAGTAACCATAATATGATGAGAAAGtattatatcatatattttttaagtaatataattaatcatataataatcaagtaaacacattaaattttatttttttatatatactaatcTGAAAAGAACTATGATGAACAATTTACatatgtgatttaaaaaaatgatataaattgattataattactaaataaatgaggaaataataatagtcGCGAATAATAATGGAATGTTTTCTAACTAAGATGGTCTATTTCATCGCATTGATgacttttattgtatttttacgaCGCAGTCTTTGCTTTCAAAGATACATCATAAATAGAACTTCCTGGCTTCACTCTACTTTAAATAGGAAAGGGCAAATATTCTAGTATGTTCGTCTGCCGAACCTTCGAATATGTTTCATCATGACGAATTGTATTCTGCATTATTTCTTCATGAGTTGCGTCGTCAAGAAACGAATAGCTGGACGTAATCGTATCCGAAGATTCCTTTATATCAGTATCACGATTTTCATTACCAAATGCCGAATTCATGGCCGAGTCTACGAATGAgtccataatttttttcatagcAATCATAATTAGATTGTTTGGTTCGTTTTGGCCCATTGCTGGTTCATTGAAACTCATGTCTCGTTCCACGTCACTCATATCAAAAAGGTGCGTGATGAACATGGATGTAGACTTCGATTCGTCTGTGTCACCCTGTTTTAGGAATAAGATgctattaaacaaatttcttcttcttctaaaAACAAAGCCCTTTTATGTTCTGCcttgtgattctgtaactcacttttcgaacgcTTAaatcgtaaagcagtcattttacgatttggcatctgatttattgtttatcagaatgccaaagtTCGAAAaggagttacagaatcgcaaggcaacaaaaatatttgcatattGGGTTACAGTTATTTTAAAGTTGTATGTACAGTAGTAAGCTAGAggttatatgtaatattactGATGATTAGGTAAATGCTCttgttaaaaactatttagatCAACGTGTAGAGATTTCTCGCACTGTTAAAAGAAGTTGGCTAGATTAGTTTAATTCTGATTCGCCAGAATTAGAACTACAGTGTTAAGAAATATGTTGGATATTACGGCATTGAAAATCGTTATACTACAATAAAACTCAATTCTCATCTTCATTAAATCTCCTAAATAGATTTCATAAAGTATTTATGTGGAATCAAACTTACGATGAATTCTTCATCGCCTTGTCCAATCAAAGTGTGGTCATTTGGATTCTCAGAAATgcctaaaataaacaaatcatcGACTTACTGGATATTTGGAGTTAAAATTCCActgattaattatataaatatgacagtgacattaaaaatttagttttgttagaaacagttttttaagGCACTTGAAGACAAAACACGCTTACGCTTTAcgcttttttataaagaaacagATATGCAGGAAtactaaatacaaaatatctgtGTAATCCATATATCAATAGAGTATACTACGATAGCCGTATTTACGGAGAACATACGGGGTAGGATATGCAAAGTGCTACAAGCTAAGgtctatgtatataaatattagtacCTGTTGCCTTTTGTGGTGTCGAAGTTACAACCTTACTTGGtgttacatataatttacTGTCAGTATATATGTTGACAGCTAACATTGGAAAAGCTTTATCTTCTTCGTTTGTTTCATCAATAGTGCATCGTCTTAATTTTGTTAGACCCGATACGTATTGCCATGGTTCGCCTAAAATTTACATACGAGGTTAGAATCGTATATTCTGAACCGCTTTGAAGTTCTAGATCTAGATAAAAGAACTGAACTCGGATAGAtgcatcatcggacgtcgagggagaatacaaaattactttcgaagtatttccgaactaattcgactttaggtctttcaagaaaagagcgtacctattcttaaaagtccagcaacgcactcgcgagcaaTCTGGCATGGAGTGTCCATTGGAagctgtatcacttaacatccgaTGAGGGTCgtgctttttaaaaataagtcagATGTAAGAGATCAGAACCACCAGCAAACGATACGCCATTTACTATTTTTCACCACCCATGAGCTATGTCTATATAACTTATAGGACTTTAATAAAGAATGGTGTTAGTTTTGGTTTGAGAAAAACATGCCAAGAAACTGCGATATAAGCGAAACTTAACGATCCAATGaaagtattattttgtggTATTTATATCCTATAATATAGTTTCCAGTTACCAGAATCATGAGCTGCATTAGCAATGATATAGGCTTCATCTAGCACCTGTTGCACCAGATGTATGGCCATCACGGTAGCAGCCCGAGGGTCGCATTGTTGGATCTCATCTAGACCAAAAAATTTCgagaaattgtttattaaaatttcttcaTCTTTTTAGTGGTCACTTGAGTTTAGTTGTCGGGGAACCAGTTCATATATGCCAGCTTTTAGCATTGATGGCATATGTGAGATTAAttctatatatagaaaatcACCAACAAATCTATTTGAAATATCAGCAAAATACGCAGATTGGTTTGCCCTaggatttaaattaatattcttacCATCCTTATTTGTCATTTCAATATATTGTAGgttttatataagaaatgtGATTGAACAATGACAACCTATGACACTGTCATTTCTTAATGTGCAGTAGGAAAAGAggtttcatattaaatacttattattttgtcaGGTGGTTGGCATGTTCATATCATTAGGGTTCAATCTCGAGTGGGGCAGTGAATATTATGCGATTTTTGTAGGGAAGCATCTACACTCTACAGCTGTCCGTTACGTTACGTAACGTTTTTTCGTTACTCACGGCTATCAttaattagataaaaatatgtattatttaagttttttcatAAGATACTGTTTTAAATTCAGGGTAAGTTTTGGACTCGAGACGTATGACTCCAGTATGTCAAATTCTATACGTTTTGGTTgagttttaatttagttttttatttccaaatatgtatgtataacaaTAGAGCGGTGTTGGCCTAGtcgcttcagcgtgcgactctcatacctgaggttgtaggttcgatccccggctgtgcaccaatagactttctttctatgtgcgcatttaacatttgcttcaacggtaaaggaaaaaattcgtgaggaaaccgacatgtcttatacccaaatagtcgacggcgtgtgtcaggcactggaggctgatcacctacttgcctattagatttaaaagtgatcttaaaacagattcagaaatctgaggccaagacctaaagaggttgtagcaccactgatttattttattttttatatacatataacaaaatcaCAGGTACGAAAATCACATTAGTTATGGGCTTCTATACGTAACATTTTCGAACTTTTTTCCTTTTAGTTCATTTGTATGTACGAGTAGTTTCAAAAATTGTTCGACTttgatatttgttatttttatttcataatttcaGACGAGTTTGGTAACGCCCAGCCAAACCCAATAATATTCAACCTCGAACTATTTTTGAATGCTTCTCGATTGTACTCAATGTTATTTAGATATTAGGGAAGAATGCGCGTTAGCTAATacgtaataaatgtaaaagattttgaaactataattttaatattttataaaattcttagTTTATTTGTTTCTTAGAGCGTTCAGTCCACGCGACGCTTTATAgtaaatttatctattttatctaataatatcgACTTCAGAATATGGATTACAATTTAAGTTAACTTCATCGGGTGTCGAAACCAAGTAACTGGGATTTTGACTGCGAATtttggtttaatttaaatatttatttcttttccgATTACTATGTGTTTTCAGTTCATATTTCGTAATTTAATCCATCTTTGGCATAGTCCGTGATTGATGTAGGCCCTGTACGCCAAAAGCtagttttcatttaaaagttCTGGTTAGTTGACAGTTTTGTTACTTGTTCCTCGTAATCTGTCTAATCTCTGTTTgagcataaaataaacaaatagtaatagtaataatttcgtttaaattaattcacttCTATGACctcattattataaactaaacGTAGGTAAACAGTATTATGGGTGAGTCGTAATTCTTTTAGTGGGAAGCAATCTATAAAGTAGGAAATGTTTATTGACGCCACACCCGACtctatttataaagtaaattgtTCGCGACAGTAcgcatatatttaatttcactcactcacgttaatttgtaagttaTCTTATCGgacacaatataaaatatttcttgtgCTTTAATGATTATTGTATTGTGAACTAAGTAGTATGTGGCTGAGTTCCATGTCAAagattagtaataataataataatatatccgATCTCTCTCTCATAATTATGTCGATATgctctaataaaaaacaaacaacatcttcttaattataaagtaaattgCGTGAGGGCCAGCGGTGAAtcccaaaaaaaacaaaatgtatttaaattactttaattaatttctagtAGGTACAATATTTcagacttaaataaatatgactaTTTAATCGGCCCGACATGAGGTGCGCGacaaataatctatattataaacttatctAGATGAGAATTCACCGGTCCGATGAGAGGTATCCGATCAAAGCTATTGGTATCTGTTGTCCATTTCCTTTTATAATGGTGTTGCTTCAGAGGGGTACGGGTATTGGTTATGCGCGGCAAAGGAAGTGCAATGGATATGTAACAAGTATAATATTGCTTTTTTGTTAAGTTAATGTAAACATAGGAACAAACAAACAGACGAATGTTTGTTACGAATCATTGATTTTATGGAAaagaaactaatattttaaatattatatgaaaatggCTTCCGAAGTTGCGT is part of the Pieris napi chromosome 21, ilPieNapi1.2, whole genome shotgun sequence genome and harbors:
- the LOC125060249 gene encoding myosin light chain 1 isoform X1; protein product: MSDLSKNDIERASFAFSIYDFDGSGKVDAINLGDVLRALNSNPTLATVEKLGGTKKKGEKMLTVEEFLPIYAQCKKDKDQGVYEDFLECLKLYDKNENGLMLGAELTHTLLALGEKLSDDEVAEVVKDCMDPEDDDGMIPYASFLKKMVEGWPPKGTEAAPAAAEAPAQG
- the LOC125060249 gene encoding myosin light chain alkali isoform X2, with amino-acid sequence MSDLSKNDIERASFAFSIYDFDGSGKVDAINLGDVLRALNSNPTLATVEKLGGTKKKGEKMLTVEEFLPIYAQCKKDKDQGVYEDFLECLKLYDKNENGLMLGAELTHTLLALGEKLSDDEVAEVVKDCMDPEDDDGMIPYASFLKKVMA
- the LOC125060248 gene encoding uncharacterized protein LOC125060248 isoform X2, whose product is MTNKDDEIQQCDPRAATVMAIHLVQQVLDEAYIIANAAHDSGEPWQYVSGLTKLRRCTIDETNEEDKAFPMLAVNIYTDSKLYVTPSKVVTSTPQKATGISENPNDHTLIGQGDEEFIMPDVDATINKRDFARYEKAFLTLNRDFEQYSDDDEEPVLQDPKGLNLQEIELMTRDSSKDTSPVKEVKKKEFAAVSGVSSSAFGSKKSSIVRRCKTQGARLMACLRSWWWRRKIPGKRRESRVSDSRRGVCPRSPEARRRAASLLDERQLRSPSPTRSVIWKFNTINEALVHSTQWKEFNSDMKPNDD
- the LOC125060248 gene encoding uncharacterized protein LOC125060248 isoform X1, whose product is MTNKDDEIQQCDPRAATVMAIHLVQQVLDEAYIIANAAHDSGEPWQYVSGLTKLRRCTIDETNEEDKAFPMLAVNIYTDSKLYVTPSKVVTSTPQKATGISENPNDHTLIGQGDEEFIGDTDESKSTSMFITHLFDMSDVERDMSFNEPAMGQNEPNNLIMIAMKKIMDSFVDSAMNSAFGNENRDTDIKESSDTITSSYSFLDDATHEEIMQNTIRHDETYSKMPDVDATINKRDFARYEKAFLTLNRDFEQYSDDDEEPVLQDPKGLNLQEIELMTRDSSKDTSPVKEVKKKEFAAVSGVSSSAFGSKKSSIVRRCKTQGARLMACLRSWWWRRKIPGKRRESRVSDSRRGVCPRSPEARRRAASLLDERQLRSPSPTRSVIWKFNTINEALVHSTQWKEFNSDMKPNDD